The genomic window GCCCTTCCATGGAAGTGCATGGTAATAACGAATTATTTATCCATCCCGGCACCAAAGCCAATCAGAATTCTACCATTTTATAGTTTGAATTTGGAGCTTGATTTCGATCCAAAGCCCTTGGGGTCGTCTGATGCTTGTCTAGCCGTATGATAGGGCATATATCCGAACAACCCTCGTTCCAGCCACCATTGGTCCCCACGAACCGAAAAGCTCAAAAACCAAAGGCGATCTCATGCAAATTCAAGACTCCAATTCGTGATCGACGACGTGAAGTCGGCACTCTATATATTCCAGAATGGTTATAAAGAATAGTCTTTGGGCTCGGGGCGCAGAACTGTTGAAAGGGTGTCGGAGACTGCCTTGTTATGTGCCGGAGACCTGCACCGAACGCCCGGGTTCATGGAACTGCTCGATCACCATGCACAATTTGAAAACGTGTTAACGGCGAATAGACCGCCCGAAATCTGAAGGGTCATCAACCTCATGGTCATGCTGAATGCCCGCTGGCTCCGTGAGAATTACAGAGAAACTCCTGCCATTGTGCGAGGACTCTTTCCTGCCGCCTGCCAAGAGGCACGCGCATCCTGGCTCCTCTCGATGGTTGAAGACGCCCTCTGGGACGTGGGCTACACGCCTATCGGCGAAGACGGTGAAACCGCCAACGGAGCGCATCACGACCTTGCTTGGTTCTGTGATGGGGATGTTCGCGACATGCTGTCCTATGCCCACCTTTGGTCCAAGAAGGGTGAAGGCGATTCCTCATGGGGACAATGTTTGACGCCTTGCGCGAGATTTCTGGACGGAGCACGCTTTCTCATCGGAGGTGACCAATGCCGTCTATTAGGGCAAAACCGAAGAGGACGGGACCTCAGTGATTCCGGCGACCATTATGAAGTCGCTGAATTGGGCGGATGGGGACTCTGTGATGGTGGAGCTTCAAGGGGATGGTCTTCGGATTTGGACCATTGGAAGCGCCATCGCCGAGGTGCGGGAGTGGGGCAAACAAGCGATCAGTAGTGGGAGCCTTGCAAATGCAATACCCAGCCAAGTAAACCAAATGCTGTTCGCAATCCGTTTCTGTCCCGAACTGTGAAGCATCACCTAATCATTGATATTCCGCGAAGATTCTCGACAACATTCTTCCTTACATTTGAAACAACCTCTCGCTGTTCGTCCGGCAAAAGCGACTCCATTCTTGTTAAGTGCTTTGCCAAACCATCCACGTCTGGATAGATATTGGCGGGATGGATGCCAATAATTTCTAACTGTTTCCGAATTTTGGGGAATGATGCAGCGGGAATAATGAGTTTTGTCAATTTGGATGAATATTCGGGATCTTCTTCGAGCGGAACAAAACACCCTTGCTCTTCATTTAGATAATGCACGGTAAAACACCCGGCTTGATTGACGATACGGCTGGTGACACATCGCGGGAAATATATCTTTGTTGACTTGATAACAAAAGGACTCGTCTCAGGCACGGGGCTGACGCTCTGGCGGTCTGAATATTCTAAAATCCAAACAACCCCATGCTGTTCGCTTTCGGGTTCCTCCGGGAGGGGTTGATATGGGTTCTCAACGGCGAAAAAAAGTGCAATCAGAGGATTTAGAGACCAGTCGAGTAGTCTTGTTGCCATCCAGTGATGTTGGGCTAGGGCGAGCCATTCCCAGTCAATTTCTCCTTGCACTTGCGATCCGTTTAGCAAGAGGGGGGCGCGCCTTTTGAACTCGTTGAACATCCTTGATTCTTTGTCAAGAATGCTTCCAAATTGGAACTCTTTCCTTGCCAATTTGGGAGCGAGGCTCCAATTTCTGCCTTGCCCTCGGAAAAGGGTTTTGTCGGGTTTTGAAACCGAAAATACCGATTTAATATAGTGATTAATTGTAGGAATGCTCTTGATTCTCATGGGTGCTCTTTT from Geothrix sp. 21YS21S-2 includes these protein-coding regions:
- a CDS encoding FRG domain-containing protein → MRIKSIPTINHYIKSVFSVSKPDKTLFRGQGRNWSLAPKLARKEFQFGSILDKESRMFNEFKRRAPLLLNGSQVQGEIDWEWLALAQHHWMATRLLDWSLNPLIALFFAVENPYQPLPEEPESEQHGVVWILEYSDRQSVSPVPETSPFVIKSTKIYFPRCVTSRIVNQAGCFTVHYLNEEQGCFVPLEEDPEYSSKLTKLIIPAASFPKIRKQLEIIGIHPANIYPDVDGLAKHLTRMESLLPDEQREVVSNVRKNVVENLRGISMIR